The segment ATTTTTTTCCAGTTAAAACAATTTTTTCTGCGTTGATGATAACCACGTTATCTCCACAATCTACGTGAGGAGTAAAGTTTGGTTTGTATTTACCTCTAATTAGCTTTGCTACTTTAGAAGCTAGACGACCCAACGTTTGCCCGTCCGCATCAAGTAAAACCCACTCCTTGTTTACGGTAGCGCTGTTTGCTGATACTGTTTTGTAACTTAATGTGTTCATAATTACACTATTAGTTTTTGTTTATTAATAATAATTAATTTTCCTTAAAAAAGGAGTGCAAATATACCACTATTTATTTGATTCACAAATAGGGTTTTAGTTTTATTTTTTAGCCCCTTTTAACTTTATTGCCCCACTCTTAAATAGCTCAGAGGCAGATTGGTAATATGAAATTGTTTCTTTAAGAAAAGGAGTATTCTTTTTAACTGGGGATAGCGTGTTTTTTTTAGTATCCCATTCGTAATAGGAGAATTTTTTTTGTGTTTCTAATACGAGTAAATTGTTGTTTTTTAAAAGTGATACTTTTCTGTGATTACCAATAAAAGCACGTTCATCATTCGGTGACATTTTAGAAATATCTTTTCCAAAGAAGTTTGTGGTGTAGCTCCAATTTAAATATCCAAAAAGTGTTGGGAAAATATCTATTTGTGATGATAATTTATTTACTTCTGAAGGAGTTTTATCATTTAAATTATAGATAAATGCAGGAATATGATGATTTTTAACGTTAATTTCTGTTCTACCTGCGCTGTAAGCACAATGATCTGCCATAATAACAAAAACAGTATTTGCAAACCAAGGTTTTGTTTTTGCTTTTTCAAAGAACTGTTGTAATGCTTTGTCAGAATATTTTACGGCATTATCTCTTGTTCTTTGATTAGAATCAATTAGATCATCTGGAAATGTATAAGGTGGATGATTTGAACTTGTCATTACAAAATTAAAAAAGGGTTCTTTTGTTTTAGATTGCTTGTCTGCAACTTTTATCAGTTTATCAAAAAGATTTTCATCACAAGTTGCCCAAGCATTTTCAAAAGTAACTTCATTATCATTAATTCTATTTCTCTTAGTTGGTAGTTCTTCTTTTATACGATGCCATTTCCTTCTATCTACAATATCAAACCCATTGTAACTAAAGTAGTTTAACATATTATCAAAATGAGCATCACCACCATAAATAAAAGTTCTCGAATATCCTTTTTCTTTAAAGATCTCTCCAATGGTAAAAAGGTTATTATTGTTTTCTCTTTTAACAATGCTTCTTCCTGGTGTTGGTGGAATTGCTAAGCTAATGGCTTCAAGACCTCTAATAGTTCTTGTTCCTGTTGCATACATATTGGTAAATGAAATCGATTCTTTTAATAAAGAATCTATCGTGGGAGTTAGTTCTTTTTTAGATCCGTATCTATTAAGGAAAGAAGCACTCAAACTTTCTAAACCAATAAAAATAACATTAGGTTTCTTTTCTGTACCTACGTTTTTAGTGAACCTAAGAATACTGTTAGAAGATCTTAATAAGCTGTCATTTGTTGCTTTAACTAGGTTTCTTGTTATTTTAAAACTTTCTTTTTTGGGTAGCGTTAAATAAAATTCATTGTAATTTAATTCATTGCTTTTATAGGCAGCGAAAAATGAATATAAACCAGATTTAGCAAGTTCATTTTCACTAATACTATCAAATACTTCTGCTTGAATATTTTTAACTGAAAAATGAAATATTCCGAATATTCCGAAGATTATAAAAGCGGGAATTAATTTAGAAACAAAACGATTTCTGCTTTCAAAAGTGTTTTTATAGGCCTTCTTTTTTTTTGCATAACGAATGCTAATAATCAGTATTAAAATAATTAACCCAACTAGTAAATATAGC is part of the Polaribacter sp. SA4-10 genome and harbors:
- a CDS encoding LTA synthase family protein; protein product: MPQRTILKLPERFQLLKTFSFTFLAFSFIIRAILYFLSFNHFNFSFLNFIEIFGIGFIFDIGSLSYILVIYTLYLLLIPNRFYGSKLDKIVSKFTYGFFLFLLIFSFLAEIPFWQEYQRRYNFIAVDYLLYTYEVIENIHQSFPLYLLVGLIILILIISIRYAKKKKAYKNTFESRNRFVSKLIPAFIIFGIFGIFHFSVKNIQAEVFDSISENELAKSGLYSFFAAYKSNELNYNEFYLTLPKKESFKITRNLVKATNDSLLRSSNSILRFTKNVGTEKKPNVIFIGLESLSASFLNRYGSKKELTPTIDSLLKESISFTNMYATGTRTIRGLEAISLAIPPTPGRSIVKRENNNNLFTIGEIFKEKGYSRTFIYGGDAHFDNMLNYFSYNGFDIVDRRKWHRIKEELPTKRNRINDNEVTFENAWATCDENLFDKLIKVADKQSKTKEPFFNFVMTSSNHPPYTFPDDLIDSNQRTRDNAVKYSDKALQQFFEKAKTKPWFANTVFVIMADHCAYSAGRTEINVKNHHIPAFIYNLNDKTPSEVNKLSSQIDIFPTLFGYLNWSYTTNFFGKDISKMSPNDERAFIGNHRKVSLLKNNNLLVLETQKKFSYYEWDTKKNTLSPVKKNTPFLKETISYYQSASELFKSGAIKLKGAKK